The genomic DNA GTCCCCGGAGGGGGCGGGCTGTGTGCCGTCGGACACCATGGGCACCACGACCGGCTTGATCTTCATGCCCGGCTTGACCCGGTTGATGCCTTCGGAAAGAAGCATCTCCCCGGCCTTGACGCCCTCTGCGACCACGGCCAGATTCATGGACTCGGAACCGAGCTTGACCGGCTGGTTCCGGATCGTCCCGTCCGGGTCCACCAGGAACACGGACTTCATGCCCTGAACGTCCATGATCGCCTGGACCGGGACGACCACCGCGTCGCTATGGTTGGAAACCCGAACGCGGACCTTGGCGTACTGGCCCGGCTTGAGCATGTTGTCGGGATTGGGGAAAAGCACACGAATGCCCAGGGTGCCGGTCTTTGGATCAATGGTCGGATCGACCATGTCGAATCTGCCGGGCTGGTTGTACTCGCCCCCATCGGCCAGAATCATGCGAATGGGCATCTCTCCGGCCCCCCGCGCCTTCTTGTCGCGCATGGCGCGAATGTAATCGCTCTCGCTGACGCTGAAACTGACGTAAACCGGGTCCGTGGTGGAAATGGTCGCCAGCAGGGTGTTCTCACCCTGCCCCACCAGGTTGCCCACATCCACCTGCACACGGCCGATAACGCCGTTGATGGGGGAATATATCTTGGTATAGCCGAGCTGAATCCGGGCGTTCTCCACCTTGGCCTTGTTGTCGGCCAACTGGGCCTGATAGGTGGCCGCCTGGGTCTGATAGCTCTCGAACTCGTCGCGGCTGACCACGCCCTCGTTGAAAAGCTTCTTGAACCGCTTCAAATCCTTGGAGGCCTTGTCGTACAGGGCCTGGTTGTATTCCAGACCGGACTGGGCCTGTTTCAGCTCCTCCTTGAACGGCTTGGGATCGATGACGAAGAGCAGGTCGCCCTTCTTCACGGCCCGGCCCTCATCGAATTTCCGCTCGATAAGAAACCCGGCCACACGGGCCCGGACATCCACGGTTTCATGCGCGCTGATCTGGCCGACCCACTCGCCCCAAGTGGGCACATCGCGGACCTCGGCCTTGACCACCTTCATGGGCGTCGGCTCCTGGGCCGCCGGCTCCGGGGCTTTTTTGTCTTCGCCGGTGCACCCGGCGATAAAAAGGAAAAGAAAGGAAAGAACGCAACCGATCGTCATGGAACGCAACACAGAGTTATCCATCGCAAAAACCTTACGTTGTGTTGTAATAAAAAAGCTCCCACCATCAAACGCAGTTGCCCATACCCTATCGATATTTATATGCCATGTACATTACTTATTCCACATAATGCACATAGTTGCGCCACAACCGAATCCCCAATCCGTCGGCCCGCGTATTGACTACCGGCTGCCCAGACCGTACTTATCGGTCAGTGACAACCGCATCCAATCAGCATGGAGAGGAACATGGCCGAGAACACCTGTAGAGAAAATCCCATGAAGGGCATCCCCTTGGGCATCAATTTCACAACCTT from Pseudodesulfovibrio thermohalotolerans includes the following:
- a CDS encoding efflux RND transporter periplasmic adaptor subunit translates to MKVVKAEVRDVPTWGEWVGQISAHETVDVRARVAGFLIERKFDEGRAVKKGDLLFVIDPKPFKEELKQAQSGLEYNQALYDKASKDLKRFKKLFNEGVVSRDEFESYQTQAATYQAQLADNKAKVENARIQLGYTKIYSPINGVIGRVQVDVGNLVGQGENTLLATISTTDPVYVSFSVSESDYIRAMRDKKARGAGEMPIRMILADGGEYNQPGRFDMVDPTIDPKTGTLGIRVLFPNPDNMLKPGQYAKVRVRVSNHSDAVVVPVQAIMDVQGMKSVFLVDPDGTIRNQPVKLGSESMNLAVVAEGVKAGEMLLSEGINRVKPGMKIKPVVVPMVSDGTQPAPSGDAGVEEAPVPSDGGKAAGAGAE